In the Mesorhizobium huakuii genome, GGGTTTATTGCCGATTACGCTCCGCCAGAGTTTCCTGGTCGACGATCCGCAATGCATGCGGGGTGCTACGGGTCTTCCTGCGCTACCTCCATCGACAGGGGGTTCTGGCCAAGGACCTCGGTTCGCTTGTCGAGTTTCCGCAGTCGTATCGGCACGCTGGTGTTCCGCGATCGATCAGTTGGGAACAGGTCGAGCAAGTGCTGGCAGGCATCGACAGACGGTCCACCTCCGGCAAGCGCGACTACGCAATGATGATGCTGCTTGCAACCTATGGACTGCGGGCTGCGGAGGTCGCCACGCTCACCCTTGATGACATTGACTGGCGCAACGAACGGCTCAAGATCCGGGATCGCAAAGCAGGCAATACCACGACTTATCCGCTCTCGGCGGCGGTGGGAGCTGCGATCATCGAATACCTCAAAAACGGGCGACCTGCCACGAATTGCCGCTATGCGTTGCTATGCTCCACATGCCCCGATAGGCTCCGCGGCGGTTGTCTGTCGCGCCGCTCATTTCATCCGCAAAGCCGGCATTAGCGTGCCACGGGCCGGTTCCCATGTCCTACGTCACAGCTGTGTGCAGCGACTGCTGAACGCCAATTTTCCGCTGAAGCACATCGGCGACTACGTTGGCCACCGCAGCGCCTCCTCCACCCAGATCTACGGGAAGATCGCTGTCGAACAGCTGCGCGAGGTTGCAATCGGCAATGGGGAGGACGTGCTGTGGCCACGATGGACGTTTCCAGAGTTTTCTCCGCCACGAGATTGAGCAATTTCTCGGCCACAAGCGCTCGTTGCGACGGCGCAGTGATGTCGAAGAGAAGACGCTCGCGCTGTTCGATGCCTACTTGTCGAAGAACAACATTGGTAGCCTTGCCGAGATAACCCCGGCACTGGTGGATGAGTTCCTCCTCTCGCGTCCAAGGTCGCGCCCGAGAAGCTATAACCACCTGCGCTGTACGGTAGGGCGACTGTTCTCATATCTCGTCGATCACGAGAAGCTCGCCCAGACACCGTTGAGATCCCCACCACGGCGCGGAAGATATCAGCGCACGCCATTTATCTTCGACACAGACGCAGCCACT is a window encoding:
- a CDS encoding site-specific integrase, giving the protein MLKLAVSGYIGRGRLHKPDNPFERQAPGLLKYLTEEKGLRQRSIDQYQFSLRQFATYLERIGIGDLANLSPTVLSGFIADYAPPEFPGRRSAMHAGCYGSSCATSIDRGFWPRTSVRLSSFRSRIGTLVFRDRSVGNRSSKCWQASTDGPPPASATTQ
- a CDS encoding tyrosine-type recombinase/integrase gives rise to the protein MGRTCCGHDGRFQSFLRHEIEQFLGHKRSLRRRSDVEEKTLALFDAYLSKNNIGSLAEITPALVDEFLLSRPRSRPRSYNHLRCTVGRLFSYLVDHEKLAQTPLRSPPRRGRYQRTPFIFDTDAATRLLALAKALPSHGSTIERDNTYFVLFAVLYGLGLRVGEACRLCLKDVDLKRRLLVIRETKFYKSRLVPFGPKLGALLGLVGTLMFKCKRYGHDCSSRQ